A genome region from Arthrobacter agilis includes the following:
- a CDS encoding Nif3-like dinuclear metal center hexameric protein has translation MEHKEHDAVGPPALAPAAAERADPPVVRVPTVGEVLVAIEELWPESLAEGWDAVGLVAGRAGNRAEKILFTVDPTAAVLDEALEWGATMIVSHHPLLLKPVSTVAASGFKGEAVHRLIEAGCALVTVHTNGDSAVGGVSDVLADALGLHGVEPLVRAADGLPEEGIGRVGDLEAAVPLGDFAETVFSILPAVAGGVRVAGDKDALVRRIAVCGGAGDSLFDRVRASRADVYVTADLRHHPASEVREAAADGPPYLIDVSHFGSEWLWLTPAADALGTVLTDQGFSTDIRVSGVNTDPWDFVLTPGH, from the coding sequence ATGGAACACAAGGAGCACGACGCCGTCGGCCCGCCGGCACTCGCGCCGGCCGCCGCGGAGCGCGCGGATCCGCCGGTCGTCCGCGTGCCGACCGTCGGCGAGGTCCTCGTCGCCATCGAGGAGCTGTGGCCCGAGAGCCTCGCCGAGGGGTGGGACGCCGTCGGCCTGGTCGCGGGCCGCGCCGGGAACCGGGCGGAGAAGATCCTCTTCACCGTCGACCCGACGGCCGCCGTGCTCGACGAGGCGCTCGAGTGGGGAGCGACCATGATCGTGTCCCACCACCCCCTGCTGCTGAAGCCCGTGTCCACCGTCGCGGCGTCCGGGTTCAAGGGCGAGGCCGTCCACCGGCTGATCGAGGCGGGCTGCGCCCTCGTCACCGTGCACACCAACGGCGACAGCGCCGTCGGCGGGGTGTCCGACGTGCTGGCGGACGCGCTGGGGCTGCACGGCGTGGAACCCCTCGTCCGGGCGGCGGACGGCCTGCCCGAGGAGGGCATCGGGCGTGTGGGTGACCTCGAGGCGGCCGTCCCCCTCGGTGACTTCGCCGAGACCGTCTTCTCGATCCTGCCCGCCGTGGCCGGCGGGGTGCGCGTGGCGGGGGACAAGGACGCGCTGGTGCGCCGGATCGCGGTCTGCGGCGGGGCCGGTGACTCCCTGTTCGACCGCGTCCGCGCGAGCCGTGCCGACGTGTACGTGACCGCCGACCTCCGCCACCATCCGGCGTCCGAGGTCAGGGAGGCCGCCGCCGACGGTCCTCCCTACCTCATCGACGTCTCGCACTTCGGCAGCGAGTGGCTGTGGCTGACGCCGGCGGCCGACGCCCTGGGCACTGTCCTCACGGACCAGGGCTTCAGCACCGACATCCGCGTCAGCGGGGTCAACACCGACCCCTGGGACTTCGTGCTCACGCCAGGCCACTGA
- a CDS encoding YaaA family protein translates to MLILLPPSEGKSAARTGGPVRLEELHFAGLNDARRAVLAALKTVSGADDAHAVLGVGASLIEDVQRNLVLDVAPAAPAHDVYSGVLYDALGYARMTPVQKRKAREQCVVVSALWGALGFGDRIPAYRLSMSVDLPGTGRLASYWKKHLAVPLGEHAGAGLIVDCRSSTYAAAWTPPPQQSAAVNVFQLRGGRRTVVSHFAKHTRGEFARHLLTRRGAAPATPAALLAAAREKWSAELEPATARKPAQLNIVLD, encoded by the coding sequence GTGCTGATCCTGCTCCCCCCGTCCGAAGGCAAGTCCGCCGCCCGCACGGGCGGCCCCGTGCGGCTCGAGGAGCTCCACTTCGCCGGGCTGAACGACGCGCGCAGGGCCGTGCTCGCCGCGCTGAAGACGGTCAGCGGAGCCGACGACGCGCACGCGGTCCTCGGCGTCGGCGCGTCCCTCATCGAGGACGTGCAGAGGAACCTGGTGCTCGACGTCGCCCCCGCCGCCCCCGCCCACGACGTCTACTCGGGTGTCCTGTACGACGCCCTCGGCTACGCGCGGATGACGCCGGTGCAGAAGCGCAAGGCGCGCGAGCAGTGCGTCGTCGTGTCGGCCCTGTGGGGCGCCCTCGGCTTCGGCGACCGGATCCCGGCCTACCGCCTGTCGATGTCCGTGGACCTTCCCGGGACGGGCCGCCTGGCGTCCTACTGGAAGAAGCACCTGGCCGTACCGCTCGGGGAGCATGCGGGAGCGGGCCTGATCGTCGATTGCCGTTCGAGCACCTATGCCGCGGCGTGGACGCCGCCGCCCCAGCAGAGCGCCGCCGTGAACGTCTTCCAGCTGCGCGGCGGGCGGCGGACGGTCGTGTCCCACTTCGCCAAGCACACGCGCGGCGAGTTCGCACGGCACCTGCTCACGCGGCGCGGAGCGGCTCCCGCGACACCGGCGGCTCTGCTAGCGGCGGCCCGGGAGAAGTGGAGCGCCGAGCTCGAGCCGGCGACGGCACGGAAGCCCGCCCAGCTCAACATCGTGCTCGACTGA
- a CDS encoding reverse transcriptase-like protein: MTHQQLFDPYERDDSTEDAAAGPARLVVEADGGSRGNPGHAGYGALVRDPESGRILVEKAAYIGKASNNVAEYSGLVSGLELAREINPQASVHVKMDSKLVVEQMSGRWQIKHADMKVLAAKARKVLDPRRVTYEWIPRERNKDADRLSNEAMDAGMAGVPWKPRAAAQAPAPTPAASPAPAADEVRAPAGRLHHIEVWTEDLPAAEASLGWLLERLGFPRKDSWKDGVGFGTDEFYIVLESGPDVAPGGHDRRRSGVNHLAFRAGTRAAVDLLARRAASHGWSLLFRDRHPFAGGPEHYAAYLENAEGFEVELVAD; this comes from the coding sequence GTGACACACCAGCAACTGTTCGACCCCTATGAGCGCGACGACTCCACCGAGGACGCGGCGGCGGGCCCCGCCCGGCTCGTCGTCGAGGCCGACGGCGGCTCCCGCGGCAACCCGGGACACGCCGGCTACGGTGCCCTCGTGCGCGACCCGGAGAGTGGCCGGATCCTCGTCGAGAAGGCCGCCTACATCGGCAAGGCCTCGAACAACGTCGCCGAGTACTCGGGCCTCGTCTCGGGTCTCGAGCTCGCCCGGGAGATCAACCCGCAGGCCTCCGTCCACGTGAAGATGGACTCGAAGCTCGTCGTGGAGCAGATGTCGGGGCGGTGGCAGATCAAGCACGCGGACATGAAGGTGCTCGCGGCGAAGGCACGCAAGGTCCTGGACCCGCGCCGTGTGACCTACGAGTGGATCCCGCGTGAGCGCAACAAGGACGCCGACCGGCTCTCGAACGAGGCCATGGACGCCGGGATGGCAGGTGTCCCGTGGAAACCCCGCGCCGCCGCGCAGGCCCCGGCCCCGACGCCGGCAGCGTCGCCCGCTCCGGCCGCCGACGAGGTCCGCGCACCCGCGGGCAGGCTGCACCACATCGAGGTGTGGACCGAGGATCTGCCCGCGGCCGAGGCCAGCCTGGGCTGGCTGCTCGAGCGCCTCGGGTTCCCCCGGAAGGACTCGTGGAAGGACGGGGTCGGCTTCGGGACCGACGAGTTCTACATCGTGCTCGAGAGCGGACCGGACGTGGCCCCCGGCGGACACGACCGCCGTCGCAGCGGGGTGAACCACCTCGCCTTCCGGGCCGGCACGCGCGCGGCCGTCGACCTGCTGGCGCGCCGCGCCGCGAGCCACGGGTGGTCGCTGCTGTTCCGTGACCGGCACCCCTTCGCCGGGGGGCCGGAGCACTACGCCGCGTATCTCGAGAACGCCGAGGGGTTCGAGGTGGAGCTGGTCGCCGACTGA
- a CDS encoding zinc ribbon domain-containing protein, producing MAKAAPEEQLRLLDLQALDSTLNKLSRQAVAARGNPALGAVAARVAEVDAELVRAGTELGDLERELTRAEDEVQSVVTRLERDEKRLNSGTGTSKDLTALQHEVASLTKRRSDLEDVELDVMERVEAARAARDEVAERTNAVRAELLALEEARDLELADIDVQRVDVQARRNELAATFEEPLLALYERILVKRGVGAARLFHGKSEGSGMQLSPGDLADIAAAAPDDVVLCPDSGCILVRSSDWGTQQP from the coding sequence GTGGCCAAGGCTGCACCCGAGGAACAACTCCGCCTGCTCGACCTGCAGGCCCTCGATTCGACCCTCAACAAGCTCTCCCGCCAGGCCGTCGCCGCCCGTGGCAACCCTGCGCTCGGTGCCGTCGCCGCCCGTGTGGCCGAGGTGGATGCCGAACTGGTGCGGGCCGGCACGGAACTGGGAGACCTCGAGCGTGAACTCACGCGCGCCGAGGACGAGGTGCAGTCCGTGGTCACGCGCCTCGAACGCGACGAGAAGCGACTGAACAGCGGAACCGGGACGTCCAAGGACCTCACGGCACTCCAGCACGAGGTCGCCTCTCTGACGAAGCGTCGCTCCGACCTCGAGGACGTGGAGCTCGATGTCATGGAACGCGTCGAGGCGGCACGCGCCGCCCGGGACGAGGTCGCGGAGCGCACCAACGCCGTCCGCGCCGAGCTGCTCGCCCTCGAGGAGGCGCGTGATCTCGAACTCGCCGACATCGACGTGCAGCGCGTGGATGTGCAGGCGCGCCGCAACGAGCTCGCCGCGACCTTCGAGGAGCCGCTCCTGGCCCTGTACGAGCGGATCCTCGTCAAGCGCGGTGTGGGCGCTGCCCGCCTGTTCCACGGCAAGTCGGAGGGTTCGGGCATGCAGCTCAGCCCCGGCGACCTCGCGGACATCGCCGCGGCGGCCCCCGACGACGTCGTGCTGTGCCCCGATTCGGGCTGCATCCTGGTCCGCTCGAGCGACTGGGGTACCCAGCAGCCGTGA
- a CDS encoding LysM peptidoglycan-binding domain-containing protein codes for MYEPDDHWLVEAGKGETLGKIAKHFGVSVEKIAAYNGIKDPNKIKPGERVWPPVGADTWVVDAGDTLSSITGWYHANGHKALTVQKLQFANGINNPAAETKVGLRLQIPH; via the coding sequence GTGTACGAGCCGGATGATCACTGGCTGGTGGAGGCAGGCAAGGGCGAGACCCTCGGCAAGATTGCCAAGCACTTCGGAGTGAGCGTCGAGAAGATCGCCGCCTACAACGGCATCAAGGACCCGAACAAGATCAAGCCGGGTGAGCGCGTCTGGCCTCCGGTTGGCGCCGATACATGGGTAGTTGACGCCGGCGATACACTGTCAAGCATCACTGGCTGGTACCACGCGAACGGGCACAAGGCCCTGACGGTACAGAAGCTGCAGTTCGCGAACGGCATCAACAACCCGGCCGCGGAAACGAAGGTCGGGCTGCGGCTCCAGATTCCGCATTGA
- a CDS encoding N-acetylmuramoyl-L-alanine amidase, with protein MTYTIDESLSDSEFTDSLSVLGTFGTPRRIESITIHHWGSFGQTHDGVVDFFVHRNPNTSAHFVVSDGRIHCLVSPVNASWAAGNAYGNATSIHIECRPEATNGDYATVAWPARALRREPSAHQAFVLVRDSMPRGVGSCPRGSRVSGAVRPRAGTPDHGAARRLREAGCQRSVRAG; from the coding sequence ATGACCTACACGATTGACGAGTCCCTGTCCGACTCCGAATTCACCGACTCCCTGAGCGTCCTCGGGACCTTCGGAACTCCGCGCCGCATCGAGTCCATCACCATCCACCACTGGGGGTCCTTCGGGCAGACCCACGACGGCGTCGTCGACTTCTTCGTCCACCGAAACCCGAACACGTCCGCGCACTTCGTCGTCTCGGACGGGCGGATCCACTGCCTCGTCTCCCCCGTGAACGCCTCCTGGGCTGCGGGCAATGCCTACGGCAATGCGACGAGCATCCACATCGAGTGCCGCCCCGAGGCGACGAACGGTGACTACGCGACCGTGGCCTGGCCTGCGCGAGCACTACGGCGCGAACCTTCCGCTCATCAAGCATTCGTCCTGGTCCGCGACAGCATGCCCCGGGGTGTGGGATCTTGCCCGCGTGGATCGCGAGTCTCGGGCGCTGTCCGCCCCCGTGCCGGCACCCCCGATCACGGCGCCGCCCGCCGCCTTCGTGAAGCCGGCTGTCAACGCAGTGTACGAGCCGGATGA
- a CDS encoding Helicase associated domain protein, with protein sequence MDESWGPCESREEWLLMYEHGLSPERIADLCRTSVRNVRRVAASKDRRDRGFFDRRLVLHDQPAVPKRRPLLTWQQKYENLCWFVKTAGRLPRQDGSTWERQCHGFLYQQRHEHHSGRLTAQQLELLNLVPGWYVPPRAPEHWQQRFTDYLRFMEQNGRRPRVEAPKGSEERSLMIWMLSQRKRLRAGTMPEARVALLDHALPRWQRHAAVQEGLNPG encoded by the coding sequence ATGGACGAAAGTTGGGGGCCGTGCGAGTCACGCGAGGAGTGGCTGCTGATGTACGAGCACGGCCTCTCCCCAGAGCGGATCGCGGACTTGTGCCGTACGAGCGTTCGGAACGTCCGACGCGTCGCCGCTAGCAAGGACCGTCGCGATCGCGGCTTTTTCGATCGCCGGCTTGTCCTGCACGACCAGCCTGCAGTGCCGAAGCGACGCCCCCTGCTCACCTGGCAGCAGAAGTACGAGAACTTGTGCTGGTTCGTCAAAACTGCAGGGCGTCTCCCCCGCCAGGATGGTTCGACGTGGGAGCGGCAATGCCACGGATTCCTTTACCAGCAGCGCCACGAGCACCACAGCGGTCGTTTGACAGCACAGCAGCTCGAGCTCTTGAATCTCGTACCCGGCTGGTACGTGCCACCCCGCGCCCCGGAACACTGGCAGCAGCGATTCACCGACTACCTGCGGTTCATGGAGCAGAATGGGCGCCGACCTCGGGTCGAGGCGCCAAAGGGAAGCGAAGAGCGATCCCTAATGATCTGGATGCTGTCCCAACGGAAACGGCTTAGGGCTGGCACCATGCCGGAAGCTCGGGTTGCTCTACTGGATCACGCATTGCCCCGCTGGCAGCGTCATGCTGCAGTGCAGGAGGGCCTCAATCCAGGGTAG